In Bufo gargarizans isolate SCDJY-AF-19 chromosome 6, ASM1485885v1, whole genome shotgun sequence, a single genomic region encodes these proteins:
- the FBXL15 gene encoding F-box/LRR-repeat protein 15 isoform X2, which produces MAKDKINCSLQLLDLPWEDVLVPHILSYLPLRHIISLQRVSKAFQSLVQLYLANCRSFDSTQLGSQLPKSAFSNMLRHNSVLQRLDLRSCSDWLTDKELLPVIGQNHHLLHINLNSCVQLSRHSLVAISLSCPHLRNICLGHCEWVDCLSLRSLADHCKHLEAVELTACRQLKDDAICYLVQKSKQIKSLSLAVNANISDVAVEETAKNCRDLEDLDLTGCLRVKNESIRTLAEYCAKLKSLKVKHCHNVTESSLGILRKRDVTLDVEPPLQRALVLLQDVVGFAPFINLQI; this is translated from the exons CCTGCAATTGCTAGATCTGCCCTGGGAAGACGTGCTTGTTCCTCATATTCTGTCCTATTTACCCTTGAGGCACATCATCAGTCTGCAGAGGGTCAGTAAAGCGTTCCAGTCCTTAGTCCAGCTCTATCTAGCCAACTGTCGCAGCTTTGACTCCACCCAG CTCGGATCACAGTTACCCAAAAGTGCTTTTTCCAACATGCTCAGACACAATTCAGTATTACAGAGACTTGACCTACGAAGTTGTTCTGACTGGTTAACGGATAAGGAGTTACTTCCAGTCATTGGGCAGAACCACCATCTCCTTCATATCAATCTGAACAGCTGTGTCCAGTTGAGCCGTCATTCCTTGGTGGCCATCTCGCTCAGCTGTCCCCACTTAAGGAACATCTGCCTGGGTCATTGTGAATGGGTGGACTGCCTTTCCCTCCGCAGCCTGGCAGATCACTGTAAACATTTGGAGGCTGTTGAGCTGACTGCCTGTCGCCAGCTAAAGGATGACGCAATATGTTACTTGGTGCAGAAAAGCAAGCAAATTAAATCTCTCTCGCTAGCAGTTAATGCAAATATTAGTGATGTTGCTGTGGAAGAGACTGCTAAAAACTGCCGTGACTTAGAGGACCTTGACTTGACAGGATGTCTGCGTGTCAAGAATGAATCCATTAG GACTCTTGCTGAGTACTGTGCCAAGCTAAAATCCCTCAAAGTAAAGCACTGCCATAACGTGACAGAATCTAGCCTAGGAATCCTGAGGAAGAGGGACGTTACCTTGGACGTGGAGCCTCCCTTACAAAGAGCATTGGTTCTCTTGCAGGACGTTGTTGGATTTGCACCATTTATTAATCTTCAAATTTAG